The Polynucleobacter sp. JS-Mosq-20-D10 region CTACTAGGGAATCAAAAATCGAACTAAATTTAGATAATCGAAATCTAACAATCGGTAATAAAAAGTTTGACCCAACTAACAGCACAACATTTAGTCAGGCAACCTCACAAACAGTATATGACCAAAATGGTAATGAACATATTCTCGGAATGTATTACAAAAAAGTACAGTCACTACCATTAACACTCGAGCAAGATAATACTGGAGCATTTACTTATACAGCATCAGAAAAGGTTGCTACTGACCAGGCTGTAAAAGATGCCATCGGTGATCCTGATGGGAAATTAGCAGACTACGAGCAAGCGAATCAAATTGGACGAATCTCCACAACTATTAACGGAATTAATAAAAAGTTAGAAGCTACGGCGAATTCCGCTGCGGCCTTGACTGCTTACAACGCCCTTTCGGACGATGAAAAAGGAAAGCAAGTCATCAGAGGAGCAGAAATATACAAGACAAGTTCAGGGCCTGCTGCTGTAGGATCAATTTATGATTTCCGTTTCCCAGACGGAACACACATGTCTTTAAGAATGACGCAGGTTGCTGACCCTGCTGCCGTTCCTCCTAAGCTAGCCCAATATACGGTGATGGCTGATCGCTATGCAGTATTTGCAACGATGGATGGTAAACCAATAGGGCATGATCCAAAAGAGGATACAGATGACTATTTGGGCACAGCTACACAAATAAAAGTGGATAGCGTCTTCGTTAAGGAGCAAGTCTGTATCGGCACTATGGCTTTTATTGGCGGTAAAAACGTAGATACTATTGAAAAGAATTACGATGGAACCCCAGTCAACAATAACGAAACTCGCTTTAAGTTACTTGCAAATGGTGGCGTAGCTCCTACAGTTCTATATGGTCTGAATAATTCTCCAGATGGAAACGGTGTATTAGATTTTACTGTGAAGAGTAACACTACAACTGCATTAAATGCAGCTACACAAACTTATGCAAATACTCAGGACGGCCATGCAGTTTCAAGCGTGACAGGATTTTCTATTGATACGAGTGGGCAGTTGCTTGCCACTTATGCCAATGGTCAGACTGCTGTAAAAGGTCAATTGATC contains the following coding sequences:
- a CDS encoding flagellar hook-basal body complex protein, with the protein product MGYGIGLAGLASTAEAIDVTSNNIANAQTVGYKSGEYVFADMYFKAADAQAKDRVGMGSFRQSIRRSSSYGTIVNSQNVLDMAIAGPGMFMLAKEVNDTVPIETPSNFQYTRNGQFGTDSKNRICNENGLLLCGYPADETGRIVAGATTTLKLDQTPLKQEPTRESKIELNLDNRNLTIGNKKFDPTNSTTFSQATSQTVYDQNGNEHILGMYYKKVQSLPLTLEQDNTGAFTYTASEKVATDQAVKDAIGDPDGKLADYEQANQIGRISTTINGINKKLEATANSAAALTAYNALSDDEKGKQVIRGAEIYKTSSGPAAVGSIYDFRFPDGTHMSLRMTQVADPAAVPPKLAQYTVMADRYAVFATMDGKPIGHDPKEDTDDYLGTATQIKVDSVFVKEQVCIGTMAFIGGKNVDTIEKNYDGTPVNNNETRFKLLANGGVAPTVLYGLNNSPDGNGVLDFTVKSNTTTALNAATQTYANTQDGHAVSSVTGFSIDTSGQLLATYANGQTAVKGQLILAYFNNPEGLMPNGNNSFGQTDKSGPVITGFAGNGMMGQIRSKSLESSNVDLTNELVKLMVLQRQYSAMSQATKTMAASIIDDTINIGR